The Acidimicrobiia bacterium genome includes a window with the following:
- a CDS encoding patatin-like phospholipase family protein, protein MTRGPIPGPRTAARPRTAFVLSGGGNQGVSQVGMLRALVERGVVPDVVIGTSAGALNGAALCYAPNLTGIAKLANTWMALTTAKVFPGGKIVRAWNIMRRGTHLFSAEGLDDIIETATPARSFADLQVPLRVIAADLDTGEEVVIARGPLKPALLASACLPGVFPIVEHDGRRLVDGGVVNSVPLWHALSGPVDRVFVMNVSGTITDRMQRSPLDVVMTSFAHARNQRYDLERRYVPAGIELLELPRPRDTRDIFDFSGGEELIEEAYRLTLGFLDVYEARGAAAAARQHRRHLPFRRRAVEA, encoded by the coding sequence GTGACTCGCGGCCCGATCCCGGGGCCCCGGACCGCGGCGCGGCCGCGTACCGCGTTCGTGCTCTCGGGTGGGGGGAACCAGGGCGTGTCGCAGGTGGGCATGCTGCGGGCGCTCGTCGAGCGGGGGGTCGTGCCCGATGTCGTCATCGGCACGTCTGCGGGCGCGCTGAACGGCGCCGCGCTCTGCTACGCGCCGAACCTCACCGGCATCGCCAAGCTCGCCAACACGTGGATGGCGCTCACGACCGCGAAGGTGTTCCCGGGCGGGAAGATCGTGCGCGCCTGGAACATCATGCGGCGGGGCACGCACCTCTTCTCCGCCGAGGGCCTCGACGACATCATCGAGACCGCGACGCCGGCGCGCTCCTTCGCCGACCTCCAGGTGCCGCTGCGCGTGATCGCCGCCGATCTCGACACCGGTGAGGAGGTCGTGATCGCACGGGGTCCGTTGAAGCCCGCGCTGCTCGCGAGCGCCTGCCTGCCCGGCGTGTTCCCGATCGTCGAGCACGACGGCCGGCGCCTCGTCGACGGCGGCGTCGTCAACTCCGTGCCGCTGTGGCACGCGCTGTCGGGACCGGTCGACCGCGTCTTCGTGATGAACGTGTCGGGCACGATCACCGACCGCATGCAGCGCTCGCCGCTCGACGTCGTGATGACCTCGTTCGCGCACGCCCGCAACCAGCGGTACGACCTCGAGCGGCGGTACGTGCCGGCGGGGATCGAGCTCTTGGAGCTGCCGCGACCGCGCGACACGCGCGACATCTTCGACTTCTCGGGCGGCGAGGAGCTGATCGAGGAGGCCTACCGGCTCACGCTCGGCTTCCTCGACGTCTACGAGGCCCGGGGCGCCGCCGCCGCGGCCCGCCAGCACCGCCGGCACCTGCCGTTCCGCCGGCGCGCCGTCGAGGCGTAG